Part of the Candidatus Hydrogenedentota bacterium genome is shown below.
GGCACCTGCGGCACCTGCCGCACGAAGCTGCTGAGCGGCGAGGCCGACCACCGGGACATGGTGCTCCTGCCCGAGGAGATGGACAGCCAGATCATGATCTGCGTCTCCCGGGCCAAGTCCGACGAACTGGTGATCGACCTGTGAACGCCGGCCGCCCACTTCGACTCGGCGTCGCCGGACTCGGCCGCGCCTTCACGCTCATGCTGCCCACGCTCCAGCGCGACGCGCGCGTGCGGCTGGTGGCGGCCTGCGACCCGCGCGAGCCGGCGCGCGAGCGCTTCGCGAGCGACTTCGATGCGCCGGTGTACCCGGACATCGAGGGCCTGGCA
Proteins encoded:
- a CDS encoding oxidoreductase → GTCGTCRTKLLSGEADHRDMVLLPEEMDSQIMICVSRAKSDELVIDL